A genomic stretch from Falco naumanni isolate bFalNau1 chromosome 6, bFalNau1.pat, whole genome shotgun sequence includes:
- the IL17A gene encoding interleukin-17A, with protein MLPILRASLFSSLLLMLLTVLSATGSADGKVIHPGLKLESLLKQAYTGCPPQKDSKFPQMVRVNVSISSMNQDTKLTPDVSSRSLAPWDYRIDEDHNRFPQVIADAKCRHSRCVNLDGQLDHSLNSVPIKQEILVLRREQKGSHQSYRLEKKIITVGCTCVTPLIRHQA; from the exons atgtTGCCAATCCTTCGTGCTTCTCTG TTCAGCTCactgctgctgatgctgctgaCCGTGCTGTCAGCCACCGGTTCTGCTGATGGGAAGGTGATACACCCTGGGCTCAAGCTGGAGAGCCTCCTCAAGCAAGCGTATACTGGCTGTCCGCCCCAAAAGGACTCAAAATTCCCTCAGATGGTGAGAGTCAATGTAAGCATCAGCAGCATGAACCAGGACACCAAATTAACTCCTGATGTCAGCAGCCGCTCTTTGGCTCCATGGGATTACAG GATCGACGAGGACCACAACCGTTTCCCCCAAGTGATTGCTGATGCCAAGTGCCGCCACTCCAGATGCGTGAATTTGGACGGGCAGCTGGACCACAGCCTCAACTCTGTCCCCATCAAGCAGGAGATCCTCGTCCTCCGGAGGGAGCAGAAGGGCTCCCACCAATCATACcgactggaaaagaaaataatcactgtGGGCTGCACATGTGTCACCCCCTTGATCCGACACCAGGCTTAA